Proteins encoded in a region of the Nitrospira sp. genome:
- a CDS encoding CHAT domain-containing protein, translated as MKQGVEEFERGAFSEALVHWKQAADRYKAEGNTSAQVEALVLASQASLSLGQSKQALQSLELALALADKHGDPLVEASVLGHLGRTYLALRRLTEALEYLDRAATSARKQGSSPLTATILNDLGVVFALKQEDKESLEAFQESLSHAQNAKLPLLAATARTNAARILLRLGQPSNSRLALDAALDHLQELPPSRRKSLGLIAVALAYQRLAPQLPQMRDPLLLRAAGVLQEAATAAEHQGDRKTLSYALGYLGHLYETEFRMDEALHLTRKALFAAQSVDASESLYRWQWQLGRQLAATGHLDNAILSYRQATSTLQPIRTVVEQASSEEATAGQETVRPLFFELADLLLQRASRSDDRKATEGDLFGARDAIEAYKTAELRDYFKDDCVDSVRSRLTTFDHLSPDTAVIYPIMFSSRLELLVSLPSGLKRISVYVTAERLTQEIRTFRRLVEKRTTREYLPHAQRLYDWLLRPLEPDLSQPQITTLVFVPDGALRTIPLAALHDGSSFLINKFALAMTPGLTLTDPRPLNRDKLRFLTVGLTKSVQGFPPLPYVADEVESIQRLYKGDQLMNNAFQSSRLERELRDGGYGGLHIATHGKFSTDINDSFLLTFDGKMTMQGLDQLVGLFRFRQEPLELLTLSACQTGVGDDRAALGLAGVALKAGARSALATLWFINDEASATLLSEFYRQLRNPALSKAVALQRAQLKLLSERIYEHPAYWSPFLLLNNWL; from the coding sequence ATGAAACAAGGGGTGGAGGAGTTTGAACGGGGAGCCTTTAGCGAGGCCTTGGTCCATTGGAAACAAGCAGCCGATCGCTACAAGGCCGAGGGAAATACTTCCGCGCAGGTCGAGGCGCTCGTGCTCGCTTCTCAGGCCTCGTTGAGCTTGGGACAATCCAAGCAAGCGCTCCAATCGCTAGAGCTGGCGCTTGCGCTCGCCGACAAGCACGGCGATCCTCTCGTGGAAGCCTCTGTACTCGGACATCTGGGGAGGACTTACTTGGCGCTTCGGCGACTCACCGAAGCCTTGGAATATCTCGATCGCGCGGCGACATCAGCACGGAAACAAGGCTCCTCACCGCTCACGGCGACCATCCTGAATGACCTCGGAGTTGTCTTCGCCTTGAAGCAGGAAGACAAGGAATCATTGGAAGCCTTTCAAGAAAGCCTCAGCCACGCTCAGAACGCCAAGCTCCCGCTGCTCGCTGCGACGGCCCGCACCAATGCCGCACGGATTCTGCTGCGACTCGGGCAACCAAGCAACAGCCGTCTTGCCCTTGATGCCGCGCTGGACCATTTGCAGGAACTTCCGCCATCCCGTCGCAAATCCCTCGGGTTGATCGCTGTGGCTCTGGCCTACCAGCGTCTCGCTCCTCAGCTGCCGCAGATGCGTGATCCGCTCTTGCTGAGAGCCGCGGGAGTGCTCCAGGAAGCGGCCACGGCTGCTGAGCACCAGGGTGACAGAAAAACGCTCTCCTATGCTCTTGGCTACCTGGGGCATCTCTACGAAACAGAGTTTCGAATGGACGAAGCGTTGCACCTCACCAGGAAGGCCTTGTTTGCAGCCCAATCGGTGGACGCATCCGAGTCGCTCTATCGTTGGCAATGGCAGTTGGGGCGCCAGCTCGCCGCAACCGGGCACTTGGACAACGCCATCCTGTCATACCGGCAAGCGACATCGACGCTCCAACCGATCCGCACCGTGGTGGAGCAAGCCTCGTCCGAAGAGGCGACCGCCGGTCAGGAGACCGTGAGGCCGTTGTTCTTTGAGCTGGCCGACCTGTTGCTCCAGCGGGCATCGCGGTCTGACGACCGCAAAGCAACCGAGGGAGATTTGTTCGGCGCTCGCGATGCAATCGAAGCCTACAAAACGGCCGAACTGCGGGACTACTTCAAGGACGACTGCGTCGATTCGGTCCGGTCGAGGCTGACCACGTTCGACCACTTATCGCCGGACACCGCCGTCATCTATCCCATCATGTTCAGTTCCCGACTCGAACTGCTCGTGAGTCTGCCATCCGGCCTCAAGCGCATCTCCGTGTACGTGACGGCGGAGCGGCTGACTCAGGAAATCCGGACATTCCGTCGGTTGGTTGAAAAACGCACGACCCGCGAATATCTACCCCATGCCCAACGGTTGTACGACTGGCTCCTTCGCCCGCTCGAACCTGATCTCTCACAGCCGCAGATCACGACCTTGGTGTTTGTGCCGGACGGCGCCCTGCGGACGATTCCGCTGGCGGCGCTCCACGACGGTTCATCATTCTTGATCAACAAGTTCGCGCTCGCCATGACGCCCGGCTTGACGTTGACCGACCCACGTCCGCTCAACCGCGACAAGCTGCGATTCCTGACGGTCGGCCTCACCAAATCCGTGCAAGGGTTTCCACCCCTTCCCTATGTGGCGGACGAGGTCGAATCCATTCAACGGCTCTATAAGGGCGATCAACTGATGAACAATGCGTTTCAATCATCCAGACTGGAACGGGAATTGCGTGATGGAGGATATGGAGGCTTGCATATCGCTACGCACGGCAAGTTCTCGACCGACATAAATGACTCATTCCTCCTGACCTTCGATGGGAAAATGACGATGCAGGGTCTCGATCAACTGGTCGGCCTCTTTCGGTTTCGGCAGGAGCCGCTCGAGCTGCTGACCTTGAGCGCCTGCCAAACCGGCGTCGGCGACGATCGCGCTGCCCTCGGCCTGGCCGGTGTCGCGCTGAAAGCCGGCGCCCGCAGCGCATTGGCCACTCTTTGGTTCATCAACGATGAAGCGTCGGCGACATTGCTCTCGGAATTTTACCGACAACTGCGCAATCCGGCTCTCTCGAAAGCCGTGGCGCTCCAGCGCGCGCAGTTGAAGCTGTTGAGCGAGAGGATTTATGAACACCCGGCTTACTGGTCGCCCTTCCTGTTGCTCAATAATTGGCTCTAA
- a CDS encoding DUF928 domain-containing protein — MKYVLILGLSLLLTVSGAHVLDAGDKAPAAKANQPDDLIYTPPKKPTPRARVGGPLRGAESNEPELVALVPDHVGLTVKRTPTLNWYLSKPTTYPLRFTLNDTQKIVPLYEASLPVPTEAGVQSIDLKSLGLTLDPNVQYRWFVSASPNPESPSRDIVAGGMIERCDFNECLTITSVNLTCDRESVRTNALIGFWYDAMGCVCSLIEKEPKDPSLRRLRAALLRQVGLNGVADWDLKAIQSNAK, encoded by the coding sequence GTGAAATATGTATTGATCCTAGGGTTAAGCCTTCTCCTGACTGTCTCGGGAGCGCATGTCCTGGACGCCGGAGACAAAGCGCCGGCGGCAAAGGCCAATCAACCAGATGACCTCATCTACACACCACCAAAGAAACCGACTCCGCGCGCACGAGTCGGAGGCCCGTTACGGGGAGCGGAGAGCAACGAGCCGGAACTCGTCGCCTTGGTTCCCGACCACGTGGGCTTGACGGTTAAGCGAACGCCGACGCTCAATTGGTATCTCTCGAAACCGACGACTTATCCCTTGCGATTCACACTCAACGATACTCAAAAAATCGTCCCGCTGTATGAAGCGTCCCTTCCAGTTCCAACCGAGGCGGGGGTTCAATCCATCGATCTCAAAAGCCTGGGACTTACACTGGATCCTAACGTCCAATACCGCTGGTTTGTGTCGGCCAGTCCAAATCCCGAGTCCCCCTCCAGGGATATCGTCGCAGGTGGAATGATCGAGCGATGCGACTTCAATGAATGCTTGACGATCACCTCGGTGAACCTAACCTGTGACCGTGAAAGCGTGCGGACCAACGCCCTCATCGGGTTCTGGTACGATGCGATGGGCTGTGTCTGCTCGTTGATTGAGAAAGAGCCAAAGGATCCGTCGCTTCGGAGACTGCGGGCGGCTCTCCTGAGGCAGGTCGGACTCAACGGGGTGGCGGACTGGGATCTGAAGGCTATTCAGAGCAACGCAAAATAG
- a CDS encoding ABC transporter substrate-binding protein — translation MRAAHIRRLSLALIVLSYFLSVEAEAAGAEIAILKSSDLKAYSDAIEGFKATAPTGSTYIEYDLRGELERGKQLARKIHTSEASLVVAVGLKAALAVKLEIVDTPILYMMVLDPLKHHLTAANMTGVLLEVPTDRQLKVMRALLPTLRRIGMLYDPGKTASRFKEAEAKASVHDVQLRGFIVEHEKDVPQQLRMLLSESEALWLIPDSTVLTDESTRFILESALAKHVPVIGFSSEFTRLGALLSLSISYNEVGRETGLLAKRILDREERLPLKPVAVQRVRITVNFKTAQYLGISIPKELNSLIDETY, via the coding sequence GTGCGCGCTGCTCATATCCGGCGACTGTCCCTCGCGCTCATCGTTCTTTCGTATTTCCTCTCTGTAGAGGCCGAGGCTGCCGGGGCGGAGATCGCTATTCTCAAATCGTCCGACCTGAAGGCGTACAGCGACGCCATCGAAGGCTTCAAGGCGACGGCGCCGACCGGATCCACCTATATTGAGTACGACCTGCGGGGAGAGCTAGAGCGAGGAAAGCAACTAGCCAGAAAGATTCATACTTCAGAGGCTTCCCTCGTGGTCGCCGTCGGCCTCAAAGCGGCACTGGCGGTCAAGTTGGAGATCGTCGATACCCCGATTCTCTACATGATGGTTCTCGATCCCTTGAAACATCATCTGACTGCTGCCAATATGACGGGCGTCCTGCTGGAAGTTCCAACGGACCGTCAGTTGAAGGTCATGCGCGCGTTGTTGCCCACCCTTCGCCGGATCGGCATGCTGTACGATCCCGGCAAGACTGCTTCTCGCTTCAAGGAAGCGGAAGCGAAGGCTTCTGTCCACGACGTTCAGTTGCGAGGATTCATTGTCGAGCATGAGAAGGATGTCCCTCAGCAACTGCGGATGCTCCTGTCCGAATCGGAAGCCTTATGGCTCATTCCGGATTCGACGGTGCTGACCGATGAATCGACCCGCTTTATTCTTGAATCGGCGTTGGCCAAACACGTTCCCGTCATCGGCTTTTCATCCGAGTTTACGCGCCTGGGCGCATTGCTCAGCTTGTCCATCAGCTACAACGAAGTAGGCCGAGAAACCGGTCTCCTTGCCAAACGTATCTTGGACAGGGAAGAACGGCTGCCCCTCAAACCCGTTGCTGTCCAGCGGGTCAGGATCACGGTGAATTTCAAGACCGCGCAGTATCTGGGCATCTCGATTCCAAAAGAGCTCAACAGTCTTATCGACGAAACCTATTAA